One stretch of Penaeus chinensis breed Huanghai No. 1 chromosome 27, ASM1920278v2, whole genome shotgun sequence DNA includes these proteins:
- the LOC125039292 gene encoding matrix metalloproteinase-2-like encodes PPLCRLPLQKTTLLPHNSLSFCNQRNLSCSVPISSLEKGLSTKYEAHLTTTETNTLAPEPSSSQSPSRNATSGVPGVRFCGVPDDSDIFNRTRGERVKRYNAQGRKWSKKTITWTLRRSSSRADLPEGVIRQELTDAMRVWERESTLVFQEVHKDTKDVDIIVDFETGDHGDGYKFDGQGGTLAHAFYPGGGIGGDMHFDDTENFVTHLEAKKYVSNSLLVTAAHELGHSLGLLHSDDSGALMAPFYQEFPADFRLPDDDKYGIQALYGRPRSSYPSTTQQPPFIPPTRPSTRPPTRPSTRPPYKPPTLPPTRPPYKPSIRPTRPPPKPTLPPPTRPPVRPPTTPSTPPPATPEPPSQPCPIDPPTPGVPDTCATEYDTATVYRGDLYFFKDKYYWRVDRKGQPSRREFPYEIKYRFYGLPRDVDHIDGVYVDRQDNLVFFSGPNFYVLDYFFRLRRKGMLTDLGVNATHIDAVMVWGHNGRTYLFSGNNYWRLDRRGMAEMDYPRDVNVWRGLPHNMSGAFTFRSVTYFLAGRVYWEFDNIAMRVIRSPYLMASHWLSCPYHDLSQATRCSSHSPARLAPIPDVTAALALLPAALRWLRVDYV; translated from the coding sequence CCGCCCTTGTGTCGTCTTCCTCTACAGAAAACGACGTTGCTGCCCCACAACTCGCTCTCCTTCTGTAATCAGAGGAATCTCTCCTGTAGCGTTCCCATATCTTCACTGGAAAAGGGTCTAAGCACGAAATATGAGGCGCACCTGACGACGACAGAAACGAATACGTTGGCACCTGAGCCTTCCTCGTCGCAAAGCCCGTCTAGAAACGCCACCTCGGGAGTTCCTGGAGTCCGGTTCTGCGGCGTCCCCGATGATTCGGACATTTTCAACAGGACGCGGGGAGAACGAGTTAAACGGTACAACGCGCAGGGGAGAAAATGGAGCAAAAAGACCATCACATGGACGCTACGGAGGTCCAGCAGCCGGGCTGATCTTCCTGAAGGGGTCATCAGACAGGAGCTGACGGATGCCATGCGCGTCTGGGAGCGCGAATCGACTCTTGTCTTCCAGGAGGTCCACAAAGACACCAAAGACGTGGATATCATCGTCGACTTCGAGACAGGAGACCACGGTGACGGCTACAAGTTCGACGGTCAGGGCGGCACCCTCGCGCACGCCTTTTATCCCGGGGGAGGCATCGGGGGGGACATGCACTTCGACGACACCGAAAACTTCGTGACGCATCTCGAGGCCAAAAAGTACGTGTCCAACAGCCTGCTTGTGACGGCGGCGCATGAGCTCGGTCACTCGCTGGGGCTGCTCCACTCCGACGATTCCGGTGCCCTCATGGCGCCCTTTTATCAGGAGTTTCCTGCGGATTTCCGCCTCCCGGACGACGACAAGTACGGCATCCAAGCTCTGTACGGAAGACCCAGATCCTCCTACCCGTCTACCACTCAGCAGCCGCCGTTCATACCACCGACGCGGCCTTCTACGCGACCGCCCACACGCCCTTCCACACGCCCGCCGTATAagcctcccacactccctcctacGCGGCCGCCGTACAAGCCTTCCATACGTCCCACACGCCCGCCCCCGAAGCCTACACTCCCGCCTCCAACAAGGCCTCCGGTGCGACCTCCTACGACCCCGTCAACGCCCCCACCGGCCACCCCAGAGCCTCCATCTCAACCCTGTCCAATCGACCCACCAACGCCCGGAGTGCCTGACACGTGCGCTACCGAGTACGACACTGCAACCGTGTACCGCGGCGACCTTTATTTCTTCAAAGACAAATACTACTGGCGTGTGGACCGAAAGGGACAGCCGTCCAGAAGAGAGTTTCCTTATGAGATCAAATATCGCTTCTACGGCCTGCCTCGTGATGTCGACCACATCGACGGCGTTTACGTAGACCGCCAAGACAACCTGGTTTTCTTCAGCGGTCCGAATTTCTACGTGCTTGACTACTTTTTCCGCTTGAGAAGGAAAGGCATGCTAACGGACCTCGGGGTGAACGCCACGCACATCGATGCAGTGATGGTCTGGGGGCACAACGGTCGCACTTACCTCTTCAGTGGCAACAATTACTGGCGACTCGACCGCCGGGGAATGGCCGAAATGGACTACCCGCGCGATGTCAACGTGTGGCGAGGTCTCCCTCATAACATGTCTGGGGCCTTCACTTTTCGCTCAGTTACCTACTTCCTTGCAGGCCGCGTCTACTGGGAGTTCGACAACATAGCCATGAGGGTCATTAGATCCCCTTACCTGATGGCCTCACACTGGCTCAGCTGCCCCTACCACGACCTGTCACAGGCCACCCGCTGCTCCAGCCACTCGCCGGCCCGCCTTGCGCCGATTCCAGATGTCACCGCCGCGCTCGCTCTCCTGCCCGCTGCTCTGCGATGGCTCCGAGTAGATTATGTATAA